In one window of Henckelia pumila isolate YLH828 chromosome 1, ASM3356847v2, whole genome shotgun sequence DNA:
- the LOC140874739 gene encoding uncharacterized protein, which produces MFEETTGNHARVWDGAMNSAAETEVYYRTSASGNGGAYQNGHYMFVPGPCMVSDSREQAVYSFIPIMPSERKMIVFGGIISLIKKKSQSQRSCPNRRKSITCLRCSLARLIRVSSELAHYRNPLQRTSVRSRFLRPSNLYTPLPFPAHSAIFSSQR; this is translated from the exons ATGTTCGAGGAGACAACTGGGAATCACGCGAGGGTATGGGATGGGGCAATGAATTCCGCGGCGGAGACGGAGGTCTATTACCGGACATCGGCGTCGGGCAACGGAGGCGCGTACCAAAACGGACATTACATGTTTGTTCCTGGACCATGCATGGTGAGTGACAGCAGGGAACAAGCTGTGTACAGTTTTATTCCCATAATGCCCTCGGAGAGGAAAATGATTGTTTTCGGGGGAATAATCAGCTTAATCAAG AAGAAATCCCAAAGCCAACGCTCTTGCCCTAATCGAAGAAAATCGATCACCTGTCTTCGTTGCTCTCTCGCTCGCTTAATTCGCGTATCTTCAGAGCTCGCTCACTACAGAAATCCTCTTCAACGCACCTCCGTACGCTCAAG ATTTTTACGACCTAGCAATCTCTATACGCCTCTTCCTTTCCCAGCCCACTCTGCGATCTTCTCTTCCCAGCGTTGA